A genomic window from Onychostoma macrolepis isolate SWU-2019 chromosome 22, ASM1243209v1, whole genome shotgun sequence includes:
- the LOC131530897 gene encoding free fatty acid receptor 3-like has protein sequence MSEDSTAFLLIYIITFLIGFPNAMLAFCSCIRKIQRKPVPIDMFMLNLAVSDLFFLTFLPLKMKEAADNMSWSMPRVLCRFSVIVFFAPLYSSSLFLAAISAERYVCVAFPFKYKSPKRFIYTILICVFIWVPVVIISIFPYMAAFSDSDEVDNNTNKPQNCYINFTAKQLKALLPVRMSLAVLFFLLPLLVCCFCYIALIRILMKCPLFKRQRKLRVIGLLVGTLLVFAISFAPFNASHIAGFIKKQTPNWRMNTLMLSTLNACFDPIIYFCISKDMRKAIKVCVKTLRNVLPNKAICCCCRKLKNGITKISCN, from the coding sequence ATGTCAGAAGATTCGACAGCGTTTCTCCTCATTTATATCATCACTTTCCTGATTGGTTTTCCTAATGCTATGCTGGCGTTCTGCTCATGTATTCGCAAGATTCAGCGTAAACCTGTCCCCATTGACATGTTCATGTTGAACCTTGCTGTTTCTGACCTCTTCTTCCTCACCTTCTTGCCTTTAAAGATGAAAGAGGCAGCAGATAACATGTCTTGGAGCATGCCTCGTGTCCTGTGCCGCTTCAGTGTGATCGTGTTCTTCGCTCCTCTCTATTCCAGCAGCCTGTTCCTGGCAGCGATCAGCGCTGAGCGCTATGTGTGTGTAGCGTTTCCATTTAAGTATAAAAGTCCAAAAAGGTTCATTTATACAATACTTATATGCGTTTTCATCTGGGTGCCTGTTGTAATAATTTCAATATTTCCATACATGGCAGCATTTTCAGATTCTGACGAAGTGGACAACAACACTAATAAGCCTCAGAACTGTTATATTAACTTCACGGCGAAACAGCTAAAAGCATTGCTTCCGGTGCGGATGAGTTTAGCAGTGTTGTTTTTCCTTCTACCCCTGCTTGTCTGCTGCTTCTGTTACATCGCTTTAATTCGTATTTTGATGAAGTGTCCTCTCTTCAAGCGGCAGCGTAAGCTCCGGGTGATCGGACTGCTTGTGGGGACGCTCCTTGTGTTTGCCATTAGTTTCGCACCCTTCAATGCATCACACATAGCGGGCTTCATCAAAAAACAAACTCCAAATTGGCGCATGAACACGTTAATGCTGAGCActttaaatgcatgttttgaTCCTATTATATATTTCTGTATCTCTAAGGATATGAGAAAGGCCATCAAAGTATGCGTGAAAACCTTACGCAATGTTTTGCCTAATAAAGCGATTTGTTGCTGTTGTCGTAAACTTAAGAACGGTATCACCAAAATAtcttgtaattaa